The window AGAGAGGACGGCGTGGACTTTCTCTCGCCGAGCCACCATAGAGCTCACACAGTACGTATGATCACCACGACACCGAATACACCCTGAAACACCAGAAACCACCCCCTCcacaaaaagaaatatatatatatatatattatttatgcattattattttttttattttttactttatataccagtgtgtatttatatatatatatatatatatatatataatatatatatatatatataattatatataaaaaattttttttcacttttccatttttaattaattaatttatttttgtttatttattattttttatttatgtatttatttatttttgttttcttaccCATGAGTCATCTGGGGTAattgactaatcggtcgttttagTCTTAGTTGACTtctatgcttttttcatgctgaatgacttattaatttaagaaacttctgagcacatctctgttaaacaaccagatttaaagtggtgcgtttgtgtgattctttgtggagaaactcagttttacagatctgtggattaaatcaactaatcgattattcgactaagaatttcttcgGTCGAGGATGGTGCTAGTCGggagattttgtttttcaaaattatAACTATAAACCTGTTTTCCTGCCGTTCTTactaaaaatacatatttattttgacCTTCTGGAATAAAACACTTGATGTATGTTTGTAACTTGATGGCTGATGAATGCTTCAGTGTTTTAATGAACTTTATTTCTGTCCGTCAGTAACTGGGGTTCAGAGTTAGATGAAACTCTGTCGTACCACAACGGGAACAACGAGCCCAGAGGATTTGGTGAGAAGTTTAACTGAGCTCAAACACTTTGTACTCTttacgtgcgtgtgtgtgttttgggtgtaACCGGCTGTCTTGTTTTCAGGTCATATTGGCATCGCTGTTCCTAATGTTAAAGACGCCTGCAAAGTGTTTGAAGAGCAAGGAGTGACGTTTGTCAAGAAACCAGACTCAGGTGAGTCAGGAATCAGGTCCacaggtctgtctgtctgtggcttTTTAGATATGTCTGACGGATTAAAGAATCAGGATGTTGTTGTTCTAGATGTGTcaagaaaattaaaaacactAAATCATCAGTAATGCTCTAAAACAGCTGCTGCGTGCCGTGCTGAACACAGCCTGTAAATCCAGTCTGATAATCTAGATTTCGAAATGCAAACATCTTGTTTTACTTAAACAAATGTCTCTACATCATGTTGTTGGTTGATATGAGTTTCCACCAGGAGGTGGAGCTCAGGATCAGCTGGACGTGAGGCTGGGATCTCTTTACTGGTGTTGGTCACATTGTGGAGACTCACCTCTCAAAAAACATGAAGTTCACTTTACATGTTGGGGTTAGACTTGGTTTTAGGTTCAGGTTTGATTATGTAAGTCAGTTTAGTGTTCTTATAATAGACATAAATGTTTACCGTTATATTAACTGTCAtgttctcctcctctcacagGTAAAATGAAGGATCTGGCCTTCATTCAGGACCCGGACGGCTACTGGATCGAGATTTTAAGTCCTAACAACATGTTCTCATTAATGACACCGTAAAGTAGAGACACACTGGTCCCTCAGCTCcttttctaaaaaacaaaacaaataaaaaacccAAACAGAAAGTTGCTCTTTGAATCATTCACAGTCTGTTGAAGAGTTGAAGATATAAAGgagaaatattttaaaatgataaaccTTCTGAGGTCCATCGTAAACATAAACGTGACTTCACCATCAGCATGCTGATATTTGCTAATTGTAAACGGTGGAAAGAC is drawn from Sebastes umbrosus isolate fSebUmb1 chromosome 18, fSebUmb1.pri, whole genome shotgun sequence and contains these coding sequences:
- the LOC119476672 gene encoding lactoylglutathione lyase-like, with amino-acid sequence MEGKGGLSDEAVSAACKEGDPITKDYMMQQTMLRVKDPVRSLDFYTRILGMTLLQKIDFSSMRFTLYFLGFEDKSDIPAEIKERTAWTFSRRATIELTHNWGSELDETLSYHNGNNEPRGFGHIGIAVPNVKDACKVFEEQGVTFVKKPDSGKMKDLAFIQDPDGYWIEILSPNNMFSLMTP